A single Staphylococcus muscae DNA region contains:
- the ftsA gene encoding cell division protein FtsA, producing MEEHYYVSVDIGSSSVKVIVGEKFHNGINVIGTGQTYTNGIKNGLIDDFDIAKQAIKDTIKKASIASGIDIKEVFLKLPIVRTEVYDETHTMEFHQDTEIEGTHIETLLEGIRNKNDVEDTEVVNVYPLRFVVDETNEVSDPKELVARHSLQVDAGVIAINKSDLINMIKCVESSGVDVFDVYSDAYNYRSILTPTERELGACVIDIGEDLTQIAYYERGELLDADVVLMAGRHITDDIAQFLNTTHDSAEKIKQQYGHAFYDSASDQDVFTVEPIDSEEVAQYTQKELSDVIEARVEDIFFAVFDILEALDLKKVNGGFVVTGGSANLLGVKELLQDMVSEKVRIHTPSQMGVRKPEFSSAISTISSSIAFDELLDYVTISNHDNEEIEEEVIENDVKSHEAKPNGFESFFKRKPKKQASSDLAEDDTSADTHVEHTDAENGEPKQEESKFKKIMKSLFD from the coding sequence ATGGAAGAGCATTATTATGTGAGTGTAGATATCGGCTCATCAAGCGTGAAAGTAATCGTTGGTGAAAAATTTCATAACGGAATTAACGTGATAGGTACAGGGCAAACCTATACGAATGGAATAAAAAATGGCTTGATTGATGATTTTGATATCGCGAAACAAGCGATTAAAGACACAATTAAAAAAGCATCTATTGCTTCAGGCATAGATATTAAAGAAGTATTCTTGAAGTTACCGATTGTAAGAACAGAAGTATACGATGAAACACACACAATGGAATTTCATCAAGATACGGAAATTGAAGGGACTCATATTGAAACACTTCTAGAAGGTATTCGTAATAAGAACGATGTTGAAGACACAGAAGTAGTTAACGTGTATCCACTTCGCTTTGTAGTTGATGAAACAAATGAAGTGTCAGATCCTAAAGAACTTGTTGCCCGTCATTCATTACAAGTCGATGCAGGTGTCATCGCAATTAACAAATCTGATCTTATCAATATGATCAAATGTGTTGAGTCAAGTGGCGTAGACGTGTTTGATGTCTATTCAGATGCATACAATTATCGCTCAATTTTGACACCGACAGAAAGAGAACTTGGTGCATGTGTTATTGATATCGGTGAAGATTTAACACAAATCGCATACTATGAGCGTGGTGAATTGTTAGACGCAGACGTTGTATTAATGGCAGGTCGTCACATTACGGATGACATTGCACAATTTTTAAATACGACGCATGATTCAGCTGAAAAGATTAAGCAACAGTATGGTCACGCATTTTACGACTCAGCGTCCGACCAAGATGTATTTACTGTCGAACCGATTGATTCAGAAGAAGTCGCACAGTATACACAGAAAGAATTAAGCGATGTGATTGAAGCACGTGTTGAAGACATTTTCTTCGCCGTCTTCGATATTTTAGAAGCGCTCGACTTGAAGAAGGTAAACGGTGGATTTGTCGTTACAGGTGGTTCAGCCAACTTATTAGGTGTGAAGGAACTTTTACAAGATATGGTAAGTGAGAAGGTACGCATTCACACACCATCTCAAATGGGTGTACGTAAACCAGAATTTTCTTCAGCGATTTCCACAATTTCTAGCAGTATTGCTTTTGACGAGTTATTAGATTATGTTACAATTAGTAATCATGATAACGAGGAAATCGAAGAAGAAGTTATTGAAAATGACGTGAAATCTCACGAAGCAAAACCAAATGGATTTGAATCATTCTTTAAAAGAAAACCGAAAAAGCAAGCATCATCAGACCTAGCTGAAGATGATACAAGTGCTGACACACATGTAGAACATACAGACGCTGAAAACGGTGAACCTAAGCAAGAAGAAAGTAAATTCAAAAAAATTATGAAATCTCTGTTTGATTGA
- the pgeF gene encoding peptidoglycan editing factor PgeF, which yields MELFVQRGHYLSYESVLKQGITLGFTTRHGGVSSYPKDAFNMARYIDDAPENITQHQNILAEEIGISRHQWVFPIQTHGHTVVEITAADQGKNIDELSDDVLYGVDGMYTYDMDTVLTMCYADCVPIYFYSAKHHFIGLVHAGWRGTVQQIVYELIKQFPHEMSDLHVVIGPATSNAYEINDDILSKFKQLPVDVTPMIDTRDNDRHGIDLKQINKQLCIYYGIPETNIYCTEHATSEELDRFFSYRVEKGKTGCMLAFISQSSEGAKNQNVS from the coding sequence ATGGAATTATTTGTTCAACGTGGACATTACCTATCTTATGAATCAGTGCTTAAGCAAGGCATTACACTTGGGTTTACGACGCGCCACGGTGGTGTTAGTTCTTACCCCAAAGATGCATTTAATATGGCGCGTTATATAGATGATGCACCAGAGAATATTACCCAACATCAAAATATTTTGGCAGAAGAGATAGGTATTTCTCGTCATCAGTGGGTCTTTCCAATTCAAACACACGGTCATACTGTTGTTGAAATTACAGCAGCTGATCAAGGTAAAAATATTGATGAATTGTCGGATGATGTGCTGTATGGTGTAGATGGAATGTATACTTATGATATGGATACGGTATTAACAATGTGCTATGCCGATTGTGTCCCAATCTATTTTTATAGTGCCAAACATCATTTTATCGGACTTGTTCATGCAGGTTGGCGTGGCACAGTACAACAAATTGTATATGAATTGATCAAACAATTTCCACATGAGATGAGTGACTTACATGTCGTTATTGGACCTGCTACATCAAACGCTTATGAGATTAATGATGACATTCTGTCAAAGTTCAAACAACTTCCAGTAGATGTCACACCGATGATCGATACACGTGATAACGATAGGCATGGGATTGACTTGAAGCAAATTAACAAACAGCTTTGTATATATTATGGGATACCTGAAACCAATATTTATTGTACTGAACATGCGACTTCAGAAGAGTTAGATCGTTTTTTCTCATATCGTGTTGAAAAAGGGAAAACAGGGTGCATGCTTGCCTTCATATCACAATCTAGCGAAGGGGCGAAGAATCAAAATGTCAGTTAA
- the ftsZ gene encoding cell division protein FtsZ, protein MLEFEQGFNHLATLKVIGVGGGGNNAVNRMIDHGMNNVEFIAINTDGQALNLSKAESKIQIGEKLTRGLGAGANPEIGKKAAEESREQIEDAIQGADMVFVTAGMGGGTGTGAAPVVAKIAKEMGALTVGVVTRPFSFEGRKRQTQAAAGVESMKAAVDTLIVIPNDRLLDIVDKSTPMMEAFKEADNVLRQGVQGISDLIAVSGEVNLDFADVKTIMSNQGSALMGIGVSSGENRAVEAAKKAISSPLLETSIVGAQGVLMNITGGESLSLFEAQEAADIVQDAADEDVNMIFGTVINPELQDEIVVTVIATGFEDKPSSQARKQGHSGFGASATQTPAKESNFGGSASVQDKEADTTRSHSTAEDDIPSFIRNREERRSRRTRR, encoded by the coding sequence ATGTTAGAATTTGAACAAGGGTTTAATCATTTAGCGACACTTAAAGTTATCGGTGTCGGTGGTGGCGGTAACAACGCTGTAAACCGTATGATCGATCACGGTATGAACAATGTTGAATTTATCGCAATTAATACAGACGGCCAAGCTTTGAACTTATCTAAAGCTGAGTCGAAAATTCAAATCGGTGAAAAATTAACACGTGGATTAGGTGCAGGTGCTAACCCTGAAATCGGTAAAAAAGCTGCAGAAGAATCACGTGAACAAATTGAAGATGCCATTCAAGGTGCTGATATGGTATTCGTTACAGCTGGTATGGGTGGCGGTACTGGTACAGGTGCAGCACCAGTTGTAGCCAAAATCGCAAAAGAAATGGGTGCATTAACAGTAGGTGTTGTGACACGTCCATTCAGCTTTGAAGGCCGTAAACGCCAAACACAAGCAGCTGCTGGTGTAGAATCTATGAAAGCTGCTGTGGATACATTAATCGTAATCCCTAACGACCGTTTATTAGACATCGTTGATAAGTCAACACCAATGATGGAAGCTTTCAAAGAAGCGGATAACGTATTACGTCAAGGTGTACAAGGTATCTCTGACTTAATCGCTGTATCAGGTGAAGTGAACTTAGACTTTGCAGACGTTAAGACAATCATGTCTAACCAAGGTTCAGCATTAATGGGTATTGGTGTATCTTCTGGTGAAAACCGTGCTGTTGAAGCAGCGAAGAAAGCCATTTCATCACCATTACTTGAAACATCTATTGTAGGTGCACAAGGTGTGCTGATGAACATTACTGGTGGAGAATCATTGTCATTATTCGAAGCACAAGAAGCAGCTGACATTGTTCAAGATGCAGCTGATGAAGATGTGAACATGATCTTCGGTACTGTGATTAACCCAGAACTACAAGATGAGATTGTTGTGACTGTTATCGCAACTGGCTTTGAAGACAAACCATCTTCACAAGCACGCAAACAAGGTCATTCTGGTTTCGGAGCTAGTGCAACACAAACACCAGCTAAAGAATCTAACTTTGGTGGTTCAGCATCAGTTCAAGATAAAGAAGCTGACACAACACGTTCACACAGCACTGCTGAAGACGATATTCCAAGCTTCATCCGTAACAGAGAAGAACGACGCTCAAGAAGAACACGTCGCTAA
- a CDS encoding YggS family pyridoxal phosphate-dependent enzyme yields the protein MSNDADGTLPNVIAVTKYVTIERAQEAYEAGLRHFGENRLEGFLEKKAALPDDVTMHFIGSLQSRKVKDVINEIDYLHALDRKSLAKEINKRAEHEIKCFVQVNVSGEASKHGVSLDEVLPFIEMLEMYEHIRVIGLMTMAPYTDDEAYLKSIFKQLKHKRDEIQAQHLSHAPCTELSMGMSNDYALATEEGATFVRIGTRLVGKEE from the coding sequence ATGTCAAATGATGCTGACGGTACATTACCAAACGTGATTGCCGTTACAAAATATGTTACAATAGAGCGAGCTCAAGAAGCTTACGAAGCCGGACTGCGTCACTTTGGTGAGAATCGTCTTGAAGGTTTTTTAGAGAAAAAGGCCGCATTACCAGATGATGTAACGATGCATTTTATTGGTTCATTACAGTCACGAAAAGTAAAAGATGTCATTAATGAGATTGATTACTTACATGCGTTAGATCGTAAAAGTTTGGCGAAAGAAATCAATAAACGTGCGGAACATGAAATTAAGTGCTTTGTACAAGTCAACGTATCAGGCGAGGCATCTAAACACGGTGTCAGTCTCGATGAAGTCTTGCCGTTTATTGAGATGCTTGAGATGTATGAACACATCCGTGTCATAGGATTAATGACGATGGCACCTTATACGGATGATGAAGCATATTTGAAATCAATATTTAAACAACTTAAACATAAACGTGATGAGATCCAGGCACAACATTTATCTCATGCTCCATGTACAGAACTGTCTATGGGAATGAGTAATGATTATGCTCTTGCAACAGAAGAAGGCGCAACATTTGTTAGGATCGGCACGCGTCTAGTAGGAAAAGAGGAGTGA
- a CDS encoding DivIVA domain-containing protein: MAYTPSEIKNKSFTRIKNGFEPTEVESYLSELSREIERLKEDKKQLEQFLAERDSHIQSFKEVEKSVGEALVSAQRAADETKAAAQKEQEAIIAKAQAEGDRIVNDSIEKARRISFQTEDMKRQSKVFRSRFKMLVEAQLDLLKNDDWDYLLNYDLDAQQVTEENFAHLNEKDITEADKEQSSESKEQKEQKETDKQEK; encoded by the coding sequence ATGGCTTATACACCTAGTGAAATTAAAAATAAATCATTCACACGAATTAAAAATGGTTTTGAACCGACAGAAGTTGAATCATATTTGAGTGAATTATCTCGTGAAATTGAACGCTTAAAAGAAGACAAAAAGCAATTGGAGCAGTTTTTAGCTGAGCGTGATTCACATATTCAATCATTCAAAGAAGTTGAAAAGTCAGTTGGTGAAGCACTTGTGAGTGCACAGCGTGCTGCAGATGAAACAAAAGCAGCTGCACAAAAAGAACAAGAAGCAATCATTGCTAAGGCACAAGCTGAAGGTGACCGTATTGTGAATGATAGTATCGAAAAGGCACGTCGTATTTCATTCCAAACAGAAGATATGAAACGTCAATCGAAAGTCTTTCGTTCACGATTCAAGATGCTTGTTGAAGCTCAGTTAGATTTATTAAAAAATGATGATTGGGATTACTTACTCAATTATGATTTGGATGCACAACAAGTAACTGAAGAGAACTTTGCACATTTAAATGAAAAAGATATTACAGAAGCTGACAAAGAACAAAGTTCGGAGTCCAAAGAACAAAAAGAACAAAAAGAGACAGACAAGCAAGAAAAATAA
- the murD gene encoding UDP-N-acetylmuramoyl-L-alanine--D-glutamate ligase, which yields MINYTGLKGKKVLVLGMAKSGYEAGKLLHRLGADVTINDGKDLSQDPHAKDLEALGINVVSGSHPIALLDESPVIVKNPGIPYSVPLLQEAKARGLKILTEVELSYLISEAPIIGITGTNGKTTVTSLLGDMFNKSRETGHLAGNIGYVASKVAQDVRADEYLITELSSFQLMGIEHYRPHIAIVTNIYEAHIDYHGSVEAYQDAKKQIFRNQTESDYLIFNYQQRHLINPSEIKSNILYFSTDQPVDGIYVENDYIVYKGIHLIHLDDIVLPGKHNLENILAATLAAILSGVSVGAIIQSLTTFSGIAHRLQYIGNNKTNKYYNDSKATNTLATQFALKSFTQPIIWFCGGLDRGNDFDDLIPYMNNVRVMVAFGETQDKFVKLGESQGKLVIRAVDVVDAVEKIQDVIEPNDVVLLSPACASWDQYDTFEQRGDMFTAAFRSHLPSH from the coding sequence TTGATTAACTATACTGGTTTAAAAGGTAAAAAAGTACTGGTACTTGGCATGGCGAAGAGTGGATACGAAGCAGGGAAGTTATTGCATCGACTCGGTGCAGATGTAACGATAAACGATGGTAAAGATCTGTCTCAAGATCCACATGCAAAAGATTTGGAAGCATTAGGGATTAATGTTGTAAGTGGATCGCATCCTATCGCATTATTAGATGAAAGTCCAGTTATCGTGAAAAATCCCGGAATTCCATACAGTGTCCCTTTATTACAAGAAGCAAAAGCAAGAGGCTTGAAAATATTAACTGAAGTTGAGTTGAGTTATTTAATTTCTGAAGCGCCTATCATTGGGATTACAGGAACGAATGGTAAAACAACAGTGACATCACTGCTTGGAGATATGTTTAATAAGAGTAGAGAAACAGGTCATTTAGCAGGTAACATTGGTTATGTTGCTTCAAAAGTTGCGCAAGATGTGCGTGCAGATGAGTATTTGATTACGGAATTATCATCATTTCAATTGATGGGTATTGAACATTACAGACCACACATTGCGATTGTGACAAATATTTATGAAGCGCACATTGATTATCATGGTTCTGTGGAAGCTTATCAGGACGCCAAAAAGCAAATTTTCCGCAATCAAACGGAAAGTGACTATTTAATTTTTAACTATCAGCAACGTCATTTGATCAATCCTTCCGAGATTAAGTCAAATATTTTATATTTCTCAACAGATCAACCAGTTGACGGTATATATGTTGAAAATGATTATATTGTGTACAAAGGTATTCATTTGATTCACTTAGATGATATTGTCTTGCCAGGTAAGCATAACTTAGAAAACATATTAGCAGCGACATTGGCAGCCATTTTATCAGGCGTATCAGTAGGTGCGATTATACAATCGTTGACTACTTTTTCTGGCATTGCGCATCGCCTTCAATATATCGGTAATAACAAAACGAACAAATATTATAATGATTCTAAAGCGACAAATACATTAGCTACACAATTCGCATTAAAGTCATTTACTCAGCCAATTATTTGGTTCTGCGGTGGATTGGATCGCGGTAATGATTTTGACGACTTGATACCATATATGAACAACGTCCGTGTGATGGTAGCATTCGGTGAAACACAAGATAAATTTGTGAAGTTAGGCGAGAGTCAAGGTAAACTTGTTATTCGTGCAGTTGATGTCGTAGATGCTGTTGAGAAGATTCAAGATGTCATCGAACCGAATGATGTTGTACTGCTTTCTCCTGCATGTGCAAGTTGGGATCAATATGATACATTTGAGCAACGTGGTGACATGTTTACGGCTGCATTCCGCAGTCATTTGCCATCACATTAA
- a CDS encoding YggT family protein, translating into MSIELLQTIVQFILFVVRIYSIGMIIYIFMSWIPGARESIVGQYMAKLFEPYLAIFRRFIPPLGGMLDLSPIVAFIVLNLFSRGIVAIYYFIVNQFY; encoded by the coding sequence ATGAGTATAGAATTATTACAAACGATTGTGCAATTCATTCTATTTGTCGTACGTATTTACTCAATTGGGATGATTATTTATATTTTCATGTCGTGGATACCTGGTGCAAGGGAAAGTATTGTCGGACAATATATGGCAAAATTATTTGAGCCATACTTAGCAATATTCCGCCGTTTTATTCCGCCATTAGGAGGCATGCTTGATCTATCACCGATTGTTGCATTTATCGTCTTGAATTTATTTTCTCGCGGTATCGTTGCGATTTATTATTTTATTGTCAATCAATTTTATTAA
- a CDS encoding cell division protein SepF codes for MAIKDLFNGFFTIEEEEDTFVEEQEARQQQRKESETTPATKTAPERPRAIQSVPKKQPTRIKTPKNERLHQVPQQSNNQGQGNVVSMNQSQEVEQNGSSKMCLFEPRVFSDTQDIADELKNRRATLVNLQRIDQVSAKRIIDFLSGTVYAIGGDIQRVGADIFLCTPDNVEVAGSITDHIESMETQYE; via the coding sequence ATGGCAATTAAAGATTTGTTCAACGGGTTTTTTACAATTGAAGAAGAAGAGGATACGTTTGTAGAAGAACAAGAAGCACGTCAACAACAGCGTAAAGAGTCTGAAACAACACCAGCGACGAAGACTGCACCTGAGCGTCCACGTGCGATTCAATCAGTACCTAAAAAGCAACCAACACGTATCAAAACACCGAAGAACGAACGTTTACATCAAGTGCCGCAGCAATCGAATAATCAAGGACAGGGGAACGTGGTAAGTATGAATCAGTCGCAAGAAGTTGAACAAAATGGCAGCTCGAAAATGTGCTTGTTTGAGCCACGTGTGTTCTCTGACACGCAAGATATTGCAGATGAACTTAAAAATCGTCGTGCGACGTTAGTGAACTTGCAACGTATCGACCAAGTGTCTGCAAAGCGTATTATCGACTTCCTTAGCGGGACTGTTTATGCGATTGGTGGCGATATTCAACGCGTGGGTGCGGATATTTTCTTATGTACACCTGACAATGTAGAAGTTGCTGGTAGTATTACGGATCATATCGAATCAATGGAGACGCAATACGAATAA
- the mraY gene encoding phospho-N-acetylmuramoyl-pentapeptide-transferase, with protein sequence MAIISAIIAFVITAVLVPILIPTLKRMKFGQSIREEGPQSHMKKTGTPTMGGLTFLIGAIVTTIIASIFVEPASPLLLLLFVTIGFGLIGFIDDYIIVVKKNNQGLTSKQKFLAQIAIAVIFFIVAKGFNAVEFSTDINLPFTDATIPLSYAYVLFIVFWQVGFSNAVNLTDGLDGLATGLSIIGFTMYAIMSFVLDQPAIGLFCIIMVAALAGFLPYNINPAKVFMGDTGSLALGGIFATISIMLNQELSLLFIGLVFVLETLSVMIQVTSFKLTGKRVFKMSPLHHHFELEGWSEWKVVTVFWTVGLITGLIGLWIGVS encoded by the coding sequence ATGGCTATCATTAGCGCAATTATTGCATTTGTAATCACAGCAGTTTTAGTGCCAATCTTAATTCCAACATTGAAAAGAATGAAGTTTGGACAAAGTATTCGTGAAGAAGGACCGCAAAGTCACATGAAGAAAACAGGAACACCGACAATGGGCGGATTAACATTCCTTATCGGTGCGATTGTAACAACGATTATTGCGAGTATTTTTGTTGAACCTGCAAGTCCATTGTTATTGCTACTTTTTGTAACGATTGGATTTGGACTCATCGGCTTTATCGATGATTATATTATTGTTGTTAAAAAGAATAACCAAGGGTTAACGAGCAAACAGAAATTTTTGGCACAAATTGCGATTGCGGTTATTTTCTTCATCGTTGCTAAAGGGTTTAATGCTGTTGAATTTTCAACAGATATTAACTTACCTTTCACAGATGCAACGATTCCGTTATCATATGCTTACGTGTTGTTTATTGTATTTTGGCAAGTTGGATTTTCAAATGCAGTAAACTTAACAGATGGCTTAGATGGTCTTGCAACAGGATTGTCTATTATTGGCTTTACGATGTATGCCATTATGAGCTTTGTGTTAGACCAGCCAGCAATTGGGCTATTTTGTATTATCATGGTTGCTGCACTTGCAGGTTTCTTACCATATAATATCAATCCTGCAAAAGTATTCATGGGTGACACAGGTAGCTTGGCACTCGGTGGTATTTTTGCAACAATCTCAATTATGTTGAATCAAGAGTTGTCATTATTATTTATTGGTCTTGTTTTCGTACTGGAGACGCTTTCAGTGATGATTCAAGTGACATCATTCAAGTTGACTGGTAAACGTGTCTTCAAAATGAGTCCACTACATCATCACTTTGAACTTGAAGGATGGAGTGAATGGAAAGTTGTGACAGTATTCTGGACAGTTGGTTTGATTACAGGCCTTATCGGTTTGTGGATTGGAGTGAGCTAA
- a CDS encoding RNA-binding protein: MSKIDIYQHFRTEERPIIDNLLDKVRTASQQYAPILTYFLDPRSQYILEVIVGSFPDMTVHFNGGPNAERCRAVIAPDYYVPEEADYELTVIEVDYPEKFVTLEHRHILGTIMSLGIEREQVGDIIVGDRIQFVLTNQLESYIMMELRKIKGATVKLHIVSLQDMVQSKAYWQTVDATVSALRLDVVLKEMVHKSRTIAKELIQRKRVKVNHTVIEAVDYQLEQGDLLSIQGFGRARITAIGDRTKKDKLRITYQTLFK; this comes from the coding sequence GTGTCTAAAATCGATATATATCAACATTTTAGGACGGAAGAACGTCCGATTATTGATAATTTGTTAGATAAAGTACGAACAGCATCACAACAATATGCCCCTATTTTAACTTATTTTTTAGATCCGAGAAGTCAATATATTTTAGAAGTGATTGTGGGTAGTTTTCCGGATATGACTGTTCATTTTAATGGTGGGCCTAATGCAGAACGTTGTCGTGCAGTCATCGCCCCTGATTATTATGTTCCAGAAGAAGCTGATTATGAATTGACAGTGATTGAAGTAGATTATCCTGAGAAGTTTGTGACACTCGAACATCGGCATATATTGGGGACAATTATGTCACTGGGTATTGAACGAGAACAAGTTGGAGATATTATTGTAGGTGATCGAATTCAGTTTGTTTTGACAAATCAGTTAGAATCTTATATTATGATGGAATTAAGAAAGATTAAAGGTGCAACAGTCAAACTTCATATCGTTTCTTTGCAAGATATGGTACAATCTAAAGCGTACTGGCAAACAGTAGATGCGACTGTGAGTGCATTACGTCTCGATGTTGTATTGAAAGAAATGGTACATAAATCTCGGACAATTGCGAAAGAACTAATACAGCGTAAACGTGTAAAAGTGAACCACACTGTGATTGAAGCAGTTGATTATCAATTAGAACAAGGCGACTTATTATCCATACAAGGTTTTGGGAGAGCACGCATTACAGCAATTGGTGATCGTACAAAAAAAGATAAATTGAGAATAACCTATCAAACATTATTTAAATAG
- a CDS encoding cell division protein FtsQ/DivIB produces MTEKNPKVDQTFLKEKRHRQLKKRRRIQLGVVLGLILIVIAILAYMYTPISLVKQVNVHGNHYVATERIKKDLKLDKETRVYSYDSGKAETRIETHPLIKEANIRKGLFDSLDIQIKEHKIVGIVTVKGKEVPVIENGRILKSYNEALPNEAPYLQGFKGTEKQKLVEALEKMNRTTRAQISEIVYEPKKNQPHLIRLYMRDGIEVLGNTKTIAQKLKYYPSMSQALDKDESGQLKRSGYIDLSVGATFIPYDNDEKGNDDSASSQQVENKTQLEDEAKNELQKALNKIKERDQEAQ; encoded by the coding sequence ATGACTGAAAAAAACCCAAAAGTTGATCAAACATTTCTTAAAGAAAAGCGCCATCGTCAATTGAAAAAGCGCCGCCGCATTCAACTGGGCGTTGTATTAGGATTAATTTTAATTGTCATTGCTATTTTAGCCTATATGTATACGCCTATAAGTCTTGTTAAACAGGTGAATGTACATGGCAATCATTATGTTGCAACAGAACGTATAAAAAAAGACTTAAAGCTCGACAAAGAGACGAGAGTTTATTCATATGACAGTGGAAAAGCAGAAACACGCATCGAGACACACCCGCTCATCAAGGAAGCAAACATTCGAAAAGGGTTATTTGATTCGTTAGATATTCAAATTAAGGAACATAAAATCGTCGGAATTGTTACGGTAAAAGGCAAAGAAGTCCCTGTGATTGAAAATGGACGTATATTGAAGTCTTATAACGAAGCCCTCCCGAATGAAGCGCCATATCTTCAAGGCTTCAAAGGAACGGAAAAACAAAAGCTCGTTGAAGCTCTTGAAAAAATGAATCGTACGACACGTGCACAAATCTCAGAAATTGTCTACGAGCCTAAGAAAAATCAGCCGCATTTAATTCGTCTGTACATGCGAGATGGTATTGAAGTACTCGGTAACACGAAAACAATCGCACAGAAGTTAAAGTACTATCCGAGCATGTCTCAAGCGTTAGATAAGGATGAGTCAGGTCAGCTAAAAAGATCAGGCTATATTGACTTATCAGTAGGGGCGACATTTATCCCATACGACAATGATGAGAAGGGCAATGATGATTCAGCAAGTTCGCAACAAGTAGAGAACAAAACGCAATTAGAAGATGAAGCGAAAAATGAACTGCAAAAAGCATTGAATAAGATTAAAGAACGCGACCAAGAAGCGCAATAA